From the Methanobacterium aggregans genome, one window contains:
- a CDS encoding OB-fold nucleic acid binding domain-containing protein yields MEDHQIFKLALATSIIGLLGMVIFAGQVMPREVKISQIDRGMLDEDVAVEGVVQKVGKSKTSNTYFIKVMDGTGEITLVIFDSSATDIEKGNLTIQGMDKRRINAVGTVSEYRGSMEIILKDAKSLRIVS; encoded by the coding sequence ATGGAGGATCATCAAATATTCAAACTGGCCCTTGCAACATCCATAATAGGGCTCCTGGGAATGGTGATATTTGCAGGACAGGTAATGCCAAGGGAAGTTAAGATAAGTCAGATAGACAGGGGGATGCTTGATGAGGATGTTGCAGTTGAGGGGGTTGTTCAGAAGGTCGGTAAATCCAAAACAAGCAACACCTACTTCATTAAGGTAATGGACGGCACAGGTGAGATAACCCTGGTGATATTCGACAGCTCTGCAACGGATATAGAAAAAGGAAATCTAACCATTCAGGGAATGGATAAAAGGAGGATAAATGCAGTTGGAACTGTGAGCGAGTACAGGGGCAGCATGGAGATCATACTCAAGGATGCCAAGTCATTGAGGATAGTTTCATGA